The genomic interval CCAGCGATACGTCTTCAGGTATTGGAAGAGCAGTTTGCCGAGCACGGAGGTCTCCAGGAGGTGAGGGTGAGGCGCCGATCACGCTGATCACGTGGACCGGGGCGCGCTGAATGCGCCGCCGCCGACCTCCAGGGTCGCAGACACCACGGACACTCTTCGACCGAGTGAGCCCTCCGTCCGCTGAGGGCGAAACTCCCGGCTCGGATCAGACCGGCGGCGGCGCGAGGACGGCGGACCGGTCGTCCCGCACGCTCACGACCGGGCAACCGCGCTCCGGGGCCCGCGAGAGCCTTCTAAGACGGCGCCACCACCTTGAGGTCCTGCTTGGGAACCACGACTTCGCGGATGATCAGCAGGACCGATGCCATCAGCGGGAGGGCCACCAGCACGCCGATCACGCCTGCGAGAGTGCCGCCGACCAGCGCTCCGATGAGGACGAGGGCTGCCGGAATCGAGATGGCACGGTTCATGACGCGCGGGCTCACGACGTAGGACTCGAGCTGGATGTAGATGAGGTAGCCGATCGCGAAGATCAGCGCCTGGGTGGGGTTGGAGAACAGCGCGACGATCGACGCGAACACCCAGAAGATCACCGACCCGAACAGCGGGACCAGTGTGATCACGAACGCGATGACGGCCATGAGCGCGGGGTATGGCAAGCCGATGACGAGGTGCAGGAAGAACACCACCGCGGCATTGATCGAGGAGAGGACCACCGAGCCCAGCAGCGAACTGCCGACGGACGCCGTCACACGCTCGGTCAGCCGCGAGAGCGTCGGGCGATCGTGCGCGGGGGCGAGCGAGTACAGCGCTCGCTTCATGCCGTCGAGGGATGAGAGGAAGTACAGCGTGAGCGCAGTGATGATGAAGCCCGCCGTGATGGCGCTCGCGACGCCCACTCCGATCCGGAGCACACCCCCGCCGATCGCGGCGACGGTCTCGGGCTGATGTATGTGTTCCGCCACCTCGGCCAGCGCACCGGACACAGCCAGCTGGAGGTCGCTCGGCAGCGTGAGGAACCAGTCGCTCTCGAGCGTCTGCGCGATCGCCTCCGGTATCGACTCGATGAACTGGCCGATCTGCTGGACGACGGGCGGCAGCACGAAGACCAGCACCGCCACAGCGAGGAGCGCGAACGCGCCGAACACGATCCCGATCCCCGCTCCGCGCTTCATGCCGCGACGCTCGAGCGTGCGGACGACCGGGTCGAGTCCGAGCGAGATGAACAGGGCGAGGATGATGTAGATCAGGATCTCGGTGATCGAGGCGATCGCCGACCCGAGGACGATGCCGCCGAGGACTCCCAGCGTCGCGACGAAGGCGACGACCAGAGGACGCTCGATCGCTGCCAGGATGCCTCGGCGAGGCTCTCGCGACATCGGCGGAGCCGGCTCCGGCTCCGGCTCCGGCTCATCGGCGACCACCTCAGTGCGCATCGCAGCCGCGGCCGCACGGGTGGTAGGCGGATTCGGCTCCGGGTGCCCGGGCGCGACCTCAGACGAGTTGCTCATGGCCGGACACTAGCGCCGACCCCCGCCCCGCCGAGTCACCCCACGCGGGCGATATCGGCGGCCTCCAGCAGACCGAGCTCGCGGGCACGGGCGATCGCGGCATCCCGCCCACCCGCGTCGAGCTTGCGGTAGATGTGGGCCATGTGCGTCTTGACGGTGTTCACCGACACGAAGCAGCGCGCCGCCATTTCGGCATTGGTGAGCCTGCTCGGAAGATAGGCGAGCAGCTCGTGCTCCCGCGCCGTGAGCGGCTCGGTGAGCTGCTCGGCATCGGGGCGGGTGGTCGGTGCGAAGCGATCGAGGACGGCACGGCGGAATCCGGCGGGAGTGCCGGGAAGGCCTCTCAGGAGGTCTTCCACGTGATGCCCCGCGCTCAGGAACGGGTAGACGAGACCCTCGGGTTCCGCTGCGTCGAGCGCGGCCGTGAGGAAGCCGCGTGATTCCGCGGGGTGCCCGTCGACGTCGCTGAGCCAGGACTGCAGGATGGCGCGCTCCACCGTCTGGGACGGACTCGCCGGTGCGGCGGGCTCGGCCGCACCCAGCCTCGTCCTGGCGCCATCGGGGTCCCGCGCTGCGAGGAGGCCGGCCACATCTTCGAAGACGAGGTGCGACCACTCCGCCTGGCTGCCCGCCGGTGAGAATGTGCCGACGCGCCTCAGGCGCCGATTCGTGATCGCGCGGAGGGCGCTGCGCACGATGGGGGGTGGCGTGCCCGTCGGTGGTATCGCCGCGACATCCGTCCCGTCCGGATCGACCAGTCGCGACTCGGCATGCGCGACCCAGAGCAGCTGGACCCGAGCGTTCGATGCGGCACGCACGTGTCCCTCGTGCAGGGCGAAGGCGCCGGCCTCCGCCTCGCCGCGCTGGATCGCGACGAGCGCCCGCGCGAGGTAGGCATCGGCCGGTCCGGGATGAGAGAGCAGGGAGAGCTCGCGTGCCAGCTCCAGACCCTCGTCGGCGAACTCGGCGGCGCGGATCAGCCTGCCCTGCCATGCCTCCGCGAGCGCGATGCTCCCCAGCAGCCCAACACGAAAAGCGCCGTACGAGGCACCCGGCGAGGCAAGGCTGCGCGCCAGCCACTCGAGTGCCCGCTCGGCATCGCCGAGGAGGAAGTGGCCACGCCCGATCGACGCCAGCACGAGCGTCGTCAGCAGCGCCTGGTCCGACATGTGAAGGAGGTCCGGAATGACGGTGCCTTCGACGCGTTCGAGGAGCTCCAGCGCACGCTCGCCCTCTTGGACGTATGTTTCGGGATGCGGTCGGAACTGCACGCACGCGGCGAGATACGCCCGAGCGACCAGCTCGACTCCGAGCGGCAACCCTGGATCACCGAGGATGCCTCGCAGGATGTCTTCCGCGATCGCCGCGCGCCCGGACATCCCCTCGAGGATCCCGTAGAGCATCTCCGCTTCGACGCGTGCGGCTCGGACATCTGCGGGGACCATCGCGAGCCATCGCGCGACGGTGGCTGTCTCGCCACGTTCGTAGACTTCGCGCCCCCGGGCCATTATCAGGTCGAGCGCGCCATCCCATCGCTTCGCCGCGAGGAGGCATTCGATCGCACTTGTGGTGTCGCCACGCGCCGTGTGCCACCCGGCGGCCAACGCGAGAAGGTCGGACTCGGCTCCGGGATCGGAGGCGCGCAAGCGGTACCGCAGCAGGTCGCGAAACAGGTGGTGGAAGCGGTAATGGTCGGGCTTTCCGGCTACGGCGACGACGAACATGGACTCGTACTCGAGCTCGCGAAGGAACGCGGCACCGCCGTCGACGCCTCCGACGACCTCCACGAGACCCGCGTTGAGCTCTTCGAGCACCGACAGCTGCAGCAGCGCACGGCGTCGCCCCGCGGGAAGCGCGTCGAGCACCTCTTCACTCAGGTAGTCGATGGCGAGCCGGTCGCTCTCTGCCAGGGCGTCCACGAACTCCGCGCTGTCGTCGCGGAACCGCAGGCTCAACCCGGTGAGATGGATGCCGGCAGCCCATCCTTCGGTCCTCTCGACGATCGACGCGGCGGTCTCCGGATCGACCGGACGGCGCAGGATCCGCTCGATCACGCGCCCCGCGCTCTCCGGATCGAAGGCGAGCTGGGCCTGGCGGAGCTCCACCAGGCCGTGCTGCAGTCGATGGCGGCTCCACCCGAGCTTGAGATCGACGCGTGATGAGAACACGAAGTGAGTGTTGGGCGGGAGCATGTCGACCAGCCGCCAGAGGTCGGTGACGACCTCGGCATTCGAGACCCGATGCAGGTCGTCGAAGACGACGACCACCTTCGCGGGCACATCTGCGAACGCCGCAGCCAGGGACTCGATCATCTCCTCGCCGAGGCCCCCACCGGCAGCCCCGAGCGGCACGTCGAGCGTCGACAGCCTCGAGTCCACCGCGCCCAGCTCGCTGAGGAGCCGGCGCGCGACGTGGACCGCGTCGTCGTCCGCCGCACTCATGTCGAGCCACGCGACGCGGGCATCGCCGAGGGAAGCCGCCCACTGATTCAGCAGGACGCTCTTGCCTGATCCGGCGGGTGCGACGACCAGCGTGAGGGGTGCATCCAGGCCGACGTCCAGACGGGCCCGGAGCTCCGGCCGGTCCACGGCGTGCGGAGGGACCGTACGCGCAACCGTCATCTGTCACCGCCTTCTGCGTGCGAGGTTCGCGTGGGCACGAGAATCATCCCACAGGGGTGACGGCAGTTCGACGGGGGTGTCGCACGATGGCGATATCGCGCGGATCCGGCCGCGCTCGAGGAGGTGGCACATGCCCGCTCACGTCATGGAGGTCGTGGTGCGGGGCAGGCTCGGACCGGATCTCGTGGCTGCGCTCGAGGGCTTCGACGTCGAGCCTGGGCAGAACGGAATGACGCGGATCGTCGGACCGGTCCCGGACCAATCGAAGCTCTTCGGTCTGCTCGACATGTTCGACGGCCTGCACATCGAAGTCGTGTCGGTCAACCCCGTGGGCGCGGAGACCCCCTAGATTCTCACCCGAGGCGGGTGACGCATCCCCCTCGTGTGCGTCAATAGCCTCACAACAAGGCGGCGGGCTTCCCGGCCCGCCCTGAACGAATGGAACGACATGTTCTTCACCGATGACAGCAGTCTCTGGTCCTTGCTTGTCTGGTTCTTCTGGGTGTTCGTGTTCTTCGCCTACCTGATGGTCCTCTTCTCGATCCTGGGTGACCTCTTCCGCGACTCCGAACTCAGCGGATGGTGGAAGGCGGTCTGGATCATCTTCCTCATCTTCATCCCCTTCCTCACCGCACTGGTGTACCTGATCGCGCGGGGCAACGGCATGACGAAGCGCGGCATTGCGCAAGCCCAGGAGATGCGAAAGGCGCAGGACGACTACATCCGGCAGACCGCAGGAGCCTCCAGCGGGGGCAGCAGCGTGGACGACATCGCGAAGGCGAAGTCTCTCCTCGACTCCGGCGCCATCACGCAGGCGGAGTTCGACGCGATCAAGGCCAAGGCACTCGCGAGCTGAGCCGGCCGTCATCCGGAAAGGCCGTTCTGTTCACCTGAACAGGACGGCCTTTTCGTTCGTTCTTGCGCCATGATGGCCATATCACCCGCCTGGGATGACGACCTCCCCTCGGCACGATACGAGGCTTGTGTCACAACCAATGCGCCGTGGCTGCTCAACGGTCTCGCGGCGTTGAATCCGGAGGTATCCATGACAACGTTCGACTACGGCCCGATCGAGTTCTACGCGATCGGATTCGACGGCGACAGGCCGGGCCCAGAGATCCTGCAGGCGATCGACGATCTCGTCGCGTCGGGAACGGTGAATGTCCTCGACCTCGTGTTCGCAACCCGCTCCGAGGACGGTGAGCTCACAGTGCTGGAACTGTCGGACACCGTGGATGACGCCGAGGTGCCCTCGCTGGACCTCGTGGGTCTCGCCAGCGACGACGACATCGCCGAGCTGACCGACGGCGTCGCACCGGGGACGTCGGCGGCGATCCTCGTCGTCGAGCTGCTGTGGGCCAAGGCATTCGCCTCGGCTCTGTTCGACGCCGGCGGCGTGGTGCTGGCGCGCGAGGGCATCCCCGCGCCGATCGTCAACGCATACCTGTCCGAGAACCTGGACTGAAGGAGGAGCACATCATGATGAGAAGAAGAGGACGCGGGCTTGTCGGCATGGCCGCCCGCACGGCCGTGATCGCGGGCACCGCGACCGCCGTATCCGGTGCCGTCGCCGGCCACCAGCAGAACAGAGCCAACGAGGCAGCCGAGGCGCAGGCCTATGAGGCGCAGCAGAACCAGGCGGCTCTGGATGCCGCCGCGGCACAGGCCGTCGCCAACGCCCAGGCCGCTGCGCCGCCGCCGGCTCCGGCCGCGCCGGCGGGGGGTGGCACCGACCTCATGTCGCAGCTCAACCAGTTGGGCGCCCTGCACGCGCAAGGCATCCTGTCCGACGACGAGTTCGCGGCCGCCAAGGCCAAGCTGCTCAGCTGAGTCGAGTCACCGAAGGGGGCTCGGACCGGGCAACCGGGCGGGCCCTCTTTCGTTTCTCAGTGCGCCACGCCCCCGCTTTTGAGCAGGATCATCAGGATGCCGAACCCGGCCGTCCCCAGCGCTCCGAGCACGCGAATGTACCAGCGCGCACCTCGGCGCGCGAACGCGATGTAGCCGAGCACCGCGAGCACGGCGACGCAGATCCAGAGCGCGATCCAGGCCGCCGTGTCATCGGGGACGATCTTCGCCACTCCGAGCAGGAGGATGCTCGACGGGATGAGGGCCGCGACGAGCAGTCCCCATGATCGGCGCACCGCGGCTCTGAACGACTCGCGGATGCCGATGATCCGGCCGTCCTCGAATCCGTGGTGCGCCACCGTGCCGGCATACACGTGCGCGGCCCAGAAGATGAGAACCGTGCCGACGACCTGGAGGAACACCACCCATGCCGTCGCACCCAGGGAACCGCTCGCGACGATCATGCCCGCCACGAGGATGACGCCGTACACGCCCTCGTCGGTCGCGAAGTGCCGCCGCACGATGTGCAGAGGCCCGACCTTGTCGTCGTGTGGGGCGCGGTGCCCGTCGCTCATCGACACTCCTCCGGCGGCTCGGACGGCTGACACGCCGAGCCTATAGCCCGTCGACGGCGCTACTGCCGCGCCATCGCCACCCGCAGTCGCTCGTCCGGGTCGATGAAGTGGTCGTGATCGTCATCGCCGAGATCGATCTGAACCCAGTGGATCTTGCCGCGGAACCGACTCGTCTGCGGCGTGTAGTCGCTGCTGACGGCGGTGCCGGACTCGTATCCGATATCGGTGGTCTCGTCGGCGGAGAAGATCATCGCCTGTGTCGCCCCGACGCGACCCGTGCCGACCGAGTCGCCGTCGTAGTAGATCGTCACGTCGCCCCCCTTGGCGAGGCCGCCGCCGTCGTAGGCGAACTCCACGCGCACCTGGTGCGTGCCGGCGGGGATGACGGAATCGGCCGCGGTGGCGAACTCCTGAATGCCGAGCACGTTGTAGACGAACTTGGCCTTGCCTTCGGCCACATAGACGCTCCAGCCGCCGAACCGCCCGCCCTGCGCGATGATCACGCCCTCCGCGCCGCCCTCGGGCACCTCGATCTCGG from Microbacterium pumilum carries:
- a CDS encoding SHOCT domain-containing protein — encoded protein: MMRRRGRGLVGMAARTAVIAGTATAVSGAVAGHQQNRANEAAEAQAYEAQQNQAALDAAAAQAVANAQAAAPPPAPAAPAGGGTDLMSQLNQLGALHAQGILSDDEFAAAKAKLLS
- a CDS encoding SHOCT domain-containing protein — protein: MFFTDDSSLWSLLVWFFWVFVFFAYLMVLFSILGDLFRDSELSGWWKAVWIIFLIFIPFLTALVYLIARGNGMTKRGIAQAQEMRKAQDDYIRQTAGASSGGSSVDDIAKAKSLLDSGAITQAEFDAIKAKALAS
- a CDS encoding DUF6325 family protein, yielding MTTFDYGPIEFYAIGFDGDRPGPEILQAIDDLVASGTVNVLDLVFATRSEDGELTVLELSDTVDDAEVPSLDLVGLASDDDIAELTDGVAPGTSAAILVVELLWAKAFASALFDAGGVVLAREGIPAPIVNAYLSENLD
- a CDS encoding LuxR C-terminal-related transcriptional regulator, which codes for MTVARTVPPHAVDRPELRARLDVGLDAPLTLVVAPAGSGKSVLLNQWAASLGDARVAWLDMSAADDDAVHVARRLLSELGAVDSRLSTLDVPLGAAGGGLGEEMIESLAAAFADVPAKVVVVFDDLHRVSNAEVVTDLWRLVDMLPPNTHFVFSSRVDLKLGWSRHRLQHGLVELRQAQLAFDPESAGRVIERILRRPVDPETAASIVERTEGWAAGIHLTGLSLRFRDDSAEFVDALAESDRLAIDYLSEEVLDALPAGRRRALLQLSVLEELNAGLVEVVGGVDGGAAFLRELEYESMFVVAVAGKPDHYRFHHLFRDLLRYRLRASDPGAESDLLALAAGWHTARGDTTSAIECLLAAKRWDGALDLIMARGREVYERGETATVARWLAMVPADVRAARVEAEMLYGILEGMSGRAAIAEDILRGILGDPGLPLGVELVARAYLAACVQFRPHPETYVQEGERALELLERVEGTVIPDLLHMSDQALLTTLVLASIGRGHFLLGDAERALEWLARSLASPGASYGAFRVGLLGSIALAEAWQGRLIRAAEFADEGLELARELSLLSHPGPADAYLARALVAIQRGEAEAGAFALHEGHVRAASNARVQLLWVAHAESRLVDPDGTDVAAIPPTGTPPPIVRSALRAITNRRLRRVGTFSPAGSQAEWSHLVFEDVAGLLAARDPDGARTRLGAAEPAAPASPSQTVERAILQSWLSDVDGHPAESRGFLTAALDAAEPEGLVYPFLSAGHHVEDLLRGLPGTPAGFRRAVLDRFAPTTRPDAEQLTEPLTAREHELLAYLPSRLTNAEMAARCFVSVNTVKTHMAHIYRKLDAGGRDAAIARARELGLLEAADIARVG
- a CDS encoding AI-2E family transporter; this translates as MSNSSEVAPGHPEPNPPTTRAAAAAMRTEVVADEPEPEPEPAPPMSREPRRGILAAIERPLVVAFVATLGVLGGIVLGSAIASITEILIYIILALFISLGLDPVVRTLERRGMKRGAGIGIVFGAFALLAVAVLVFVLPPVVQQIGQFIESIPEAIAQTLESDWFLTLPSDLQLAVSGALAEVAEHIHQPETVAAIGGGVLRIGVGVASAITAGFIITALTLYFLSSLDGMKRALYSLAPAHDRPTLSRLTERVTASVGSSLLGSVVLSSINAAVVFFLHLVIGLPYPALMAVIAFVITLVPLFGSVIFWVFASIVALFSNPTQALIFAIGYLIYIQLESYVVSPRVMNRAISIPAALVLIGALVGGTLAGVIGVLVALPLMASVLLIIREVVVPKQDLKVVAPS